The stretch of DNA CAGTTTGGCCAAAAAATAGTCTTCTTTTGGGCCGGTAATTTTTTCGCATAAATTGAAAATACAATTTATTTGAACTTTAACAATATCCGCATATATTAAAAATCACTTTATTaacatgaaatttaaatttaaccaaatttgatatacaagatattaatttcacttaaaattttcatacgaaaatttaatttagagccaaataaaaaatatagagACCGTATatacaagaaataaaatatttgcaccttataattattcattaacaaatattttatcgaaataaacaaaaacaataaaataatgaatagttacatattaattatatttcatgcaattaaattttgaaatggCCGAATTTAATTTCATATATAAGAATTGTGGAAATGACCCTTGTTGATGTACTTCATCATTCAGACATTAGAAAGAAACTCGTGTCGGGTTTGTTGTTGGTCAAACATGATTTTATGCTTGAATTTCAATCTAATAAATTTATATTGACCATGAATGGTCATTTGTAAGGAAAGGGTATCTGGATAAGAACCTCTTCAAAATGAACGTAATAGTGATCCTCCGCGAGATTGATGTTGGCAATAAAACTAAAACTTCTATTTACTTGATTGAATGTTCTGATTTATAATACGTTACATAAATTTTAATACTATGCGGCGTTTAATGACAGCACCAAGGCACGTTGTCAGCTTCCATTATCAGACACCCACAAAGGTGGCTCCCCCAGGCTGCTTTACATTTACAAGAGATGGGTCGCCTGCATTTACACAATCTATGGTAGTTAACTCGAATGCTCTTGTTGTTAGCTTCCTTCGATGTTGATTACATTTTTTCTATTTCCTTAGGCTTTTGGGTGTGATAGCCGATGGTTCGGGATATTTATTCTGGAGAAAAGTTGCCTCTATGTCGCAATTGCTAAAAGGATGCAGAAATCTGCCAAGTACTCCATAGCACATCAGTATCTGGTGCTAAAAGGTATCAATCAAGGAGAAGAAAGAACATTGAAGCATTTGCTAAATGAAAGAACTTAGTTTGTATCAAATCGTCACAAGGCAAGTTCCGCTCGCCATTTCTTTGGGTGTCAAGAAAAATCAGAGCCAAAACTGATTTACTGAGTAACTCCACCTAGTTCTTTTTCTCCCCACTTCTTTTCATATTGTTTCAAACTTCAATCCATAGATCATAAGTCAACCACTTAAAATTACTGAAACATCATACCACAAATTCGAGTTCTATCTGAAATCTACATATCAACGGatgtattttaatttttcaaactGGATTATAAATAGGAAATCATTcaagaaaaatctgcatgtCTGTATCCTAAATGCGCACTCTAAGATGCTAAAAAAGGAAGTAGACTAAACCCCACGATCGTTAACAACTAAAGCATATTTTTAGGATCCCCGCCTAGTTCCATGCAATAAATAGTGTTCAGTATCACAAACTGAACAAAGTCATGGTAGTGCTCCAAACTCCACGAACTTGTGTACCAACACCACTATTCAGATTGGTAATACACAGAAGCTAATTTTGTGGAAGACCTAGTGGTCATGCTGGAGCTCAATGGTTGCTAGCACGGCAAACCTAGGATCATTGCGGAAAAGCTGCGGGAACAACCAAGAGCTCTTTGAAAGGATTTTGAGAAGAGAAGTCAGAAACTATTTAATTGAGTGAGCATGGAAACTAGCTCATCACTTGAGGGTCGATCAGCAGGCATTTCTGATAGGCATACAACAGCAATTCTGACCGCCATTAACATCTCACCTTCTTCCATCTCTTCCCCCAAAATGCTCTTGTCTAGTGCTTCTCTAGCCTCACCTACTTGCTGCAAATGCCGAAGCCACTGCCCCACACTTCCTCCGCTGCCGGCTTCCCCAAAGAACGGATCCAATGGGTCCCTACCCGTTAATAGAACACCCAAAATAACCCCAAAGCTAAAGACATCGCTCTTATCTGTATACCTGGAAcagtaaataaaatatttaacggCTAGCATCAAAATATGTCAAAATATGAGGTGCAGCTGCATAGAGAgatttattttcttctttttgggAACTAAATTTTACCAGAAATAAAATGGGAATGTAAGTGGAGTACTTCAATTAATAAATTGTTCTAACAAGTCGTATCTCAGACAATAAGGGAATACTAGCTTTACACTACCAATCAACAGAAAATTTAGTCTATTTGCATTTAGCATTCCTAAGTCTACAGCACTTTCAGTTGTTTTCAGAAGTTTTCACGCCATAACATTGCAAGTGATACGGCAAAAATGGAAACagaaacaattttttttggTCATAAAGCCTTCAAGGTTCCTGTTGTCAAGCATCTGCGAGCGACATAGGAAACTTCAAGTAGGAATGCAAGATGATACTACCGTTAATGGGTAAGGCTACCGAAAACCGATAAACTTGACCTTAATAGGTAATCTACCCATGCGGTAGCAGCTACCCTTCCAGGCTGAGACTGATACTACATAAGTAACATAGACATAAATGAGCCCACAACTTTATTCTATATCTAGTTACAATGGATGCTCAAgttgcattaaaaaaaatacaagagcCAATATCGCAGGCTGCTCATGGAAACTTCATACCTGCAACTTTGAATGCATTCTGGTGCATTGTAGCCTGATGCTGCTCTATAAAAATTAGGAATTACAGTGGCCAACCCACAATCTGCCAACCTCGGCTTAAACTCCGCATCAAGGATTACATTAGACGGCTTCAAATTGTAGTGCAATCTTTTAGGATCGCAAGTAAAATGAAGATAATGCAGCCCTTTAACAATTCCAACAGCAATACGAAGACGGGTTTCCCACTTAAGTTGCAACTGATTCTCCCGTACTCTTTTTGTGACATCTGCAAGACTTCCGGTTGGCacataatcataaaccaatGAATACCCACTTGATTCACGGACATAAGCTCTCAAACTCATCAAATTCCTATGTCTTAGGCAAGAAAGAGCTTTTAGTTCTTGCTGTATCTTTTTCTTTGTTGCCTTGCTCTGAATCTCAGGAGAACAATCGTCAAAGAACTCGAGTCTCTTGACAGCAACAGTGAGGCCATTATCAAGGACAGCCTTGTAATACATTCCATTGGGGCTTGACCCCAGTAATTCGGGTTCGTTAGAGAGAGCTGATTTTAGTGTCTTGGAAGGAATTCGGAGAGAAAACACAACGGGGCCTTTAATAATTGGGGTCCTGTTAAT from Primulina eburnea isolate SZY01 chromosome 6, ASM2296580v1, whole genome shotgun sequence encodes:
- the LOC140835250 gene encoding inactive leucine-rich repeat receptor-like protein kinase CORYNE, translated to MLYYYMDKKRHIPGICGFEILSMVVLFIFYLNIISAQCASRMSRPPLQFHVQNFKNEFQRISLSILFGIITGLVCAFLFALLVRCFIKYINRTPIIKGPVVFSLRIPSKTLKSALSNEPELLGSSPNGMYYKAVLDNGLTVAVKRLEFFDDCSPEIQSKATKKKIQQELKALSCLRHRNLMSLRAYVRESSGYSLVYDYVPTGSLADVTKRVRENQLQLKWETRLRIAVGIVKGLHYLHFTCDPKRLHYNLKPSNVILDAEFKPRLADCGLATVIPNFYRAASGYNAPECIQSCRYTDKSDVFSFGVILGVLLTGRDPLDPFFGEAGSGGSVGQWLRHLQQVGEAREALDKSILGEEMEEGEMLMAVRIAVVCLSEMPADRPSSDELVSMLTQLNSF